The segment AGTAAATAAAGAACTTTATTGTTACACTGAAGTCCATTTTAATGCTTCTTGCTTGCCGCTGCCACCTGTCCAGCAATCCTGTCCAGATCCCTCTGCCCCTGAGGAGTAAGTTTGCGACCTCCATCGTGGTCCTTCTCCACCATTTTGAGCCCTTCCAGGGCTTGGAGCACCCGCCTGGCAACGCTCTTGGAGCCCCGGCTGAAGTGACTGGGCATCACGCCGTTGCGCTGACGGCCCCCGTAGATCTTGGTCATGGAGCCCACGCCGGCACCGCCCCGGAGATACAGATGGCGGGCTGTGGACGCAGCTCTGGTATAAAACCAGTTCTCATCATAGGGAGCCAACTCTTTATGCTTGGCCAGCTTCACTGTGTCCACCCATTCAGGAACTTTC is part of the Ailuropoda melanoleuca isolate Jingjing unplaced genomic scaffold, ASM200744v2 unplaced-scaffold34696, whole genome shotgun sequence genome and harbors:
- the LOC117798793 gene encoding 40S ribosomal protein S19-like → MPGVTVKDVNQQEFVRALAAFLKKSGKLKVPEWVDTVKLAKHKELAPYDENWFYTRAASTARHLYLRGGAGVGSMTKIYGGRQRNGVMPSHFSRGSKSVARRVLQALEGLKMVEKDHDGGRKLTPQGQRDLDRIAGQVAAASKKH